A single Aythya fuligula isolate bAytFul2 chromosome 21, bAytFul2.pri, whole genome shotgun sequence DNA region contains:
- the MRTO4 gene encoding mRNA turnover protein 4 homolog codes for MPKSRRDRKVSLTKTPKKGLEAKQALIAELRKCADTYKHIFVFSVANMRNSKLKDVRNAWKHSRIFFGKNKVMMVALGKEPSSEYKENLHQVSKHLRGEVGLLFTNRTKEEVDDWFSKFKEVDFARAGNKATYTVRLDTGPLEQFPHSMEPQLRQLGLPTALKKGVVTLLSDYEVCKEGDILTPEQARVLKLFGYEMAEFKVTIKFVWNSETGEFQKLVADEEEEEDEEEEDNDICED; via the exons ATGCCGAAATCCAGGCGAGACCGCAAGG TGTCCCTGACGAAGACGCCCAAGAAGGGGCTGGAGGCCAAGCAGGCGCTGATCGCTGAG CTGCGGAAATGCGCCGACACCTACAAGCACATCTTCGTCTTCTCCGTCGCCAACATGAGGAACAGCAAGCTGAAGGATGTCCGCAACGCCTGGAAGCACAGCCG GATTTTCTTCGGGAAGAACAAAGTCATGATGGTGGCGCTGGGGAAGGAGCCGAGCAGCGAGTACAAAGAGAACTTGCACCAG gtcaGCAAACACCTGAGGGGGGAAGTTGGTCTCCTCTTCACCAACCGCACCAAAGAGGAGGTGGATGA TTGGTTCTCCAAGTTCAAGGAGGTGGACTTCGCACGAGCAGGGAACAAGGCAACTTACACTGTCAGGCTTGACACAGGACCCTTGGAGCAATTTCCCCACTCCATGGAGCCTCAGTTACGGCAGCTGGGATTGCCAACAGCTTTAAAGAAAG GTGTGGTGACGTTACTTTCAGATTATGAAGTCTGCAAAGAAGGGGACATTCTGACGCCTGAACAAGCCCGTGTGCTG AAACTCTTCGGCTACGAGATGGCAGAGTTTAAAGTGACCATCAAATTTGTGTGGAACTCTGAGACAGGAGAATTCCAGAAGCTTGTGGCAGacgaggaagaggaagaagatgaagaggaagaagacaaTGACATCTGTGAGGACTAG